A DNA window from Kitasatospora atroaurantiaca contains the following coding sequences:
- a CDS encoding glycoside hydrolase family 3 C-terminal domain-containing protein: MTAARFAANFEALRSTSSEETHEAPAPHRRTTPCPTPRTETRGSPLDERVKDLVSRLELAEKIALLHQHAPAIPRLGLAAHVTGTEALHGVSWLGEATSFPQAVGLGASWNRELLRRVGEAVGTEVRAFHERPPREGRSAPVSLNVWAPVVNPLRHPLWGRNEEGYAEDPLLTAELATAFTRGLRGDHPVYWRTAPTLKHFLGYNNENDRTSTSGDLRPRVLNEYELPCYRGPVEAGAVAAVMPSYNLVNGRPAHVSPLIADELRKWRGGDGLLVCSDAEAPSNLVAAQRWYPDHATGHAAALRAGVDSFTDHGTDSPVTVGRLTEALERGLISEADIDAAVSRRLALRIMVGELDPELDPYAATGQEVIACADHRAPAREAARQAVVLLRNEGDLLPLPADARIAVVGPLGDDVLRDWYSGSLPYRVTLLDALRERLGAEAVTYTDGLDRIALRSTSTGGYLSTSADGLLAATGHQVGPAEQFAVQDWGQGVTTLQAHDGRYLTKDDYGILAATAGHPDEWVVQETFRLERGEDGRVRIQHLGSGHWVAVAAGSGAVTTYAPSRELAEPFVVRTVSAGAEAASRIAAEADVVIVVAGNDPHINGRETEDRADLALPPQQEELLRAARAANPRTVLALVSSYPYAVDWADREVPAVLWTAHGGQEGGRALADVLLGEHSPAGRLPQTWYRAGQQLPDLLDYDIIANRSTYLYLEDEPLYPFGHGLSYTSFRYGELAAVLDGSEAVVTLGIANSGARDGAEVVQLYSHALDSRVPTPLRRLQDFQRVELAAGEERVLTFRVPVAALGHWDVAHGRWTTDPGRYTLWAGASSADLRSTAELTLTGPAPEPRPALRSPVLARDFDASSGVRLVDRTPAEGEAVASQALGQLLFQDTDFGSGATSVTLTVARTAPGGASVEIHVGGAVTTAPVPPTGGRHAWTDVTVDLTEPVSGVQDLRLTLRGELRLAEIAFAG; this comes from the coding sequence TTGACAGCGGCCCGCTTCGCTGCGAACTTCGAAGCGCTTCGATCGACAAGCTCCGAAGAAACTCATGAAGCGCCAGCGCCGCACCGGAGGACCACCCCATGCCCGACGCCCCGTACCGAGACGCGCGGCTCCCCCCTGGACGAGCGGGTCAAGGACCTCGTCTCCCGCCTCGAACTCGCCGAGAAGATCGCCCTGCTGCACCAGCACGCGCCCGCGATCCCCCGGCTCGGCCTGGCCGCGCACGTCACCGGCACCGAGGCCCTGCACGGCGTCTCCTGGCTGGGCGAGGCCACCTCCTTCCCGCAGGCCGTCGGCCTGGGCGCGAGCTGGAACCGCGAGCTGCTGCGCCGGGTCGGCGAGGCCGTCGGCACCGAGGTACGCGCCTTCCACGAGCGGCCCCCGCGCGAGGGCCGGAGCGCACCGGTCAGCCTCAACGTCTGGGCCCCCGTGGTGAATCCGCTGCGCCACCCGCTCTGGGGCCGCAACGAGGAGGGCTACGCGGAGGACCCGCTGCTGACCGCCGAACTCGCCACCGCCTTCACCCGCGGCCTGCGCGGCGACCACCCCGTGTACTGGCGGACGGCCCCCACGCTGAAGCACTTCCTCGGCTACAACAACGAGAACGACCGCACCTCGACCTCCGGCGACCTGCGCCCCCGGGTCCTCAACGAGTACGAACTCCCCTGCTACCGGGGCCCGGTGGAGGCCGGTGCGGTGGCCGCCGTGATGCCCTCGTACAACCTGGTCAACGGCCGCCCGGCGCACGTCTCGCCCCTCATCGCCGACGAGCTGCGGAAGTGGCGGGGCGGCGACGGCCTGCTGGTCTGCAGCGACGCCGAGGCGCCGTCCAACCTGGTCGCGGCGCAGCGCTGGTACCCCGACCACGCGACGGGCCACGCGGCCGCCCTGCGCGCGGGCGTGGACAGCTTCACCGACCACGGCACCGACTCCCCCGTCACCGTCGGCCGCCTGACCGAAGCACTGGAGCGCGGCCTGATCAGCGAGGCCGACATCGACGCCGCCGTCTCCCGCCGGCTCGCCCTGCGCATCATGGTCGGCGAACTCGACCCCGAGCTCGACCCGTACGCGGCGACCGGCCAGGAGGTCATCGCCTGCGCGGACCACCGGGCGCCGGCTCGCGAGGCCGCCCGGCAGGCCGTCGTCCTGCTGCGCAACGAGGGCGACCTGCTGCCGCTGCCCGCCGACGCGAGGATCGCCGTGGTCGGGCCGCTCGGCGACGACGTGCTGCGCGACTGGTACAGCGGCTCGCTGCCCTACCGCGTGACCCTGCTGGACGCCCTGCGCGAGCGCCTGGGCGCCGAGGCCGTCACGTACACGGACGGGCTGGACCGGATCGCCCTGCGCTCCACCAGCACCGGCGGCTACCTCAGCACCTCCGCCGACGGCCTGCTGGCCGCGACCGGCCACCAGGTCGGCCCCGCCGAGCAGTTCGCCGTCCAGGACTGGGGCCAGGGCGTCACCACCCTGCAGGCGCACGACGGCCGCTACCTCACCAAGGACGACTACGGAATCCTCGCGGCGACCGCCGGGCACCCCGACGAGTGGGTCGTCCAGGAGACCTTCCGCCTGGAGCGCGGCGAGGACGGCCGGGTCCGCATCCAGCACCTCGGCAGCGGCCACTGGGTCGCGGTCGCGGCGGGCAGCGGCGCCGTCACCACGTACGCACCCTCCAGGGAGCTCGCCGAGCCCTTCGTCGTCCGTACGGTCTCGGCCGGGGCCGAGGCGGCGTCACGGATCGCCGCGGAGGCCGACGTGGTGATCGTGGTGGCCGGGAACGACCCCCACATCAACGGCCGGGAGACCGAGGACCGGGCCGACCTCGCGCTGCCCCCGCAGCAGGAGGAGCTGCTCCGCGCCGCCCGCGCCGCCAATCCGCGCACCGTGCTGGCCCTGGTCAGCAGCTACCCGTACGCCGTCGACTGGGCCGACCGCGAGGTCCCCGCCGTGCTCTGGACGGCGCACGGCGGCCAAGAGGGCGGCCGCGCGCTCGCCGACGTCCTGCTGGGTGAGCACTCCCCCGCCGGCCGCCTGCCGCAGACCTGGTACCGCGCCGGGCAGCAACTGCCCGATCTGCTCGACTACGACATCATCGCGAACCGCTCCACGTACCTCTACCTGGAGGACGAACCGCTCTACCCCTTCGGGCACGGGCTCTCCTACACCTCGTTCCGGTACGGGGAGTTGGCGGCGGTGCTGGACGGCTCGGAGGCCGTCGTCACGCTGGGTATCGCCAACTCCGGTGCCAGGGACGGCGCGGAGGTGGTCCAGCTCTACTCGCACGCGCTCGACTCCCGGGTGCCCACCCCGCTGCGTCGTCTGCAGGACTTCCAGCGCGTCGAGTTGGCGGCCGGCGAGGAGCGCGTACTGACCTTCCGGGTGCCGGTGGCCGCCCTCGGCCACTGGGACGTGGCACACGGCCGCTGGACCACCGACCCGGGCCGGTACACCCTGTGGGCCGGCGCCTCCAGCGCCGACCTGCGCTCGACCGCCGAGCTGACCCTCACCGGACCGGCCCCGGAGCCACGCCCGGCGCTCCGGTCCCCCGTCCTGGCCCGCGACTTCGACGCGAGCTCCGGCGTGCGTCTGGTGGACCGCACACCGGCCGAGGGCGAGGCCGTCGCGAGCCAGGCACTCGGGCAACTCCTCTTCCAGGACACGGACTTCGGCAGCGGTGCCACGAGCGTCACGCTCACCGTCGCACGGACCGCGCCCGGCGGGGCCAGCGTCGAGATCCACGTGGGCGGCGCGGTCACGACCGCGCCGGTACCGCCGACCGGCGGCCGGCACGCCTGGACGGACGTCACCGTCGATCTCACGGAGCCCGTATCCGGCGTCCAGGACCTCCGCCTGACGCTGCGTGGGGAGCTGCGCCTGGCGGAGATCGCCTTCGCTGGCTGA
- a CDS encoding Dps family protein: MYGIKSPLPDTDRKVVGDALQGALVDLIDLSLVAKQLHWNVVGPRFRSVHLQLDEVVVLARGHADTVAERAAAIGISPDGRAKTVAATSGIATAPEGAVADSATVSTLVHALGAVITRMRTRIDATGGPDPVTQDILIGLTADLEKYSWMAQAENTA, encoded by the coding sequence ATGTACGGAATCAAGAGCCCGCTGCCGGACACCGATCGCAAGGTGGTGGGCGACGCGCTCCAGGGCGCGCTGGTCGATCTGATCGACCTGTCACTGGTGGCCAAGCAGCTGCACTGGAACGTGGTCGGCCCGCGATTCCGGTCCGTCCACCTTCAGTTGGACGAGGTGGTCGTGCTGGCCCGCGGGCACGCCGACACGGTCGCCGAGCGGGCCGCCGCGATCGGCATCTCCCCTGACGGGCGGGCCAAGACCGTGGCCGCGACCAGCGGCATTGCGACCGCCCCCGAGGGAGCGGTGGCCGACTCCGCCACCGTCAGCACCCTGGTCCACGCGCTCGGCGCCGTGATCACCCGGATGCGCACCCGCATCGACGCCACCGGCGGCCCTGACCCGGTCACCCAGGACATCCTGATCGGCCTCACCGCCGACCTGGAGAAGTACTCCTGGATGGCCCAGGCCGAGAACACCGCCTGA